From the genome of Lutzomyia longipalpis isolate SR_M1_2022 chromosome 2, ASM2433408v1, one region includes:
- the LOC129791466 gene encoding coatomer subunit epsilon isoform X2, translating to MDGAKAGNELFLVRNHFYLGNFQECINQVQKIKSPSVEKDMFLYRSYIGQKQYGIVLDEVKNSSELYPIRLIAEYFSQQDRKAAIVQQVDDYVEKHRGSMDLAWIVAAGTIYFQEGLYENCLSIAGEDLESLALSIQSLLKLNRVDLAKKTYETMQKTDEDATLTQLALAWIFMEVGGEKLQDAFYIFQEFSDKYTPTVQLLNGQAVCLIGQEKYEEAESTLREALNKDPNNYDTLINLMALSQQQETGWEIPQRYLTQLRENYRDSPFIREYTKKESDFDTFAQQYAPSKSLNLEAY from the exons atgGATGGTGCAAAGGCAGGAAATGAGTTGTTCCTCGTGCGGAATCACTTCTACTTGGGAAACTTCCAGGAGTGCATAAATCAAGTGCAAAAAATCAAG AGTCCATCCGTGGAGAAGGATATGTTCCTGTATCGTTCGTATATTGGTCAGAAGCAGTATGGAATTGTTCTGGATGAGGTGAAGAATAGCAGTGAGTTGTATCCCATTCGCTTGATTGCTGAGTATTTCAGTCAACAAGACCGGAAGGCAGCGATTGTTCAGCAAGTTGATGATTACGTGGAGAAACATCGAGGTTCTATGGATCTAGCATGGATTGTTGCAGCAGGAACCATCTACTTCCAGGAAGGGCTCTATGAGAATTGTCTCAG CATTGCGGGAGAAGATTTGGAGTCTCTGGCATTGAGTATTCAGTCCCTTCTTAAGCTGAATCGCGTTGATTTGGCCAAGAAAACTTACGAGACGATGCAGAAGACAGATGAGGATGCCACATTGACGCAATTGGCTCTTGCGTGGATTTTCATGGAAGTCGGTGGGGAAAAACTTCAGGATGCCTTCTACATTTTCCAGGAATTCTCCGACAAATACACCCCAACTGTGCAACTTCTCAATGGCCAGGCTGTCTGTCTCATTGGGCAGGAGAAGTACGAGGAAGCTGAATCCACCCTCCGTGAAGCTCTGAACAAAGATCCCAACAACTACGACACCCTCATCAATCTCATGGCTCTGTCGCAGCAACAGGAAACTGGATGGGAAATTCCCCAGCGGTATCTCACGCAACTCCGTGAAAACTACCGAGATTCCCCATTCATCCGGGAATACACGAAGAAGGAGAGTGACTTTGACACATTCGCCCAGCAGTATGCCCCATCGAAATCCCTCAATCTTGAagcttattaa
- the LOC129791294 gene encoding transmembrane protein 115: protein MDSNQPILMRSRSSVGGKVRGFFQFETSVKVICLIIIFGYFLSYFETVADALIVTPGYFMPPLVQIWTAFTFCFVEKHLWEVLVDIATVALCGKLIEPLWGSLEMMTYFAVTNFGVVILTTTYYLFLYACTKNPLILFEVHIYGLAGYIAAVCVAVHQIMPDHLIARTPIGNFTNRNIPLTLFLVAVFLWLLGLLEGRYPTMFLAGIITSWIYLRFIQRHRNGSRGDYSENFAFVRFFPIVLQPFVSILVNPIYYTCRRLGIIKHTPVPPATSNTLPLSSVSISMGGVDPYDMERRRQIALKALNERLSKATDSSRSKALPKSFPQSTIKSSAPAISINIPTTSSAASTSHESLIKFPEGEQNKNQLP from the exons ATGGATTCAAATCAACCCATCCTGATGCGAAGTAGATCCTCCGTGGGAGGAAAAGTCCGTGGATTCTTCCAATTTGAGACGTCCGTCAAGGTGATCTGCCTCATCATCATCTTCGGCTACTTCCTGTCCTACTTCGAAACAGTGGCAGATGCCCTTATTGTGACTCCGGGCTACTTTATGCCACCACTCGTACAAATCTGGACAGCCTTCACATTTTGCTTCGTGGAGAAGCATCTCTGGGAGGTGCTGGTGGACATTGCAACTGTGGCACTGTGCGGGAAACTCATTGAGCCCCTCTGGGGCTCCCTTGAGATGATGACGTACTTTGCCGTGACGAACTTTGGTGTGGTCATCCTCACAACCACCTACTACCTTTTCCTCTATGCCTGCACAAAGAATCCCCTCATCCTGTTTGAGGTGCACATCTACGGGCTGGCTGGGTACATTGCTGCCGTTTGCGTGGCTGTGCATCAAATTATGCCAGATCACCTGATTGCACGTACGCCCATTGGGAATTTCACCAATAGAAACATCCCCCTGACTCTCTTCCTCGTGGCTGTTTTCCTCTGGCTCCTTGGCCTACTGGAGGGTAGATACCCAACAATGTTCCTCGCGGGTATCATTACATCCTGGATCTATCTGCGATTCATCCAGCGTCACCGGAATGGCTCCCGCGGAGACTATTCGGAGAATTTTGCATTTGTTCg CTTCTTCCCGATTGTCCTGCAACCCTTTGTGAGTATCCTCGTGAATCCCATCTACTACACATGTCGTCGATTGGGTATCATAAAGCACACCCCTGTGCCACCAGCAACATCCAACACCCTCCCCCTTAGCTCCGTCAGCATCTCAATGGGTGGCGTTGATCCGTATGATATGGAGAGACGGCGGCAGATTGCCCTGAAGGCACTCAATGAGCGCCTATCAAAGGCAACAGATTCTAGTCGTAGCAAAGCACTACCCAAATCCTTTCCGCAGTCCACGATAAAGTCATCCGCCCCAGCGATCTCCATCAATATCCCCACAACATCCTCTGCTGCATCCACAAGTCACGAATCCCTCATTAAATTCCCCGAGGgagagcaaaataaaaatcaat
- the LOC129791466 gene encoding coatomer subunit epsilon isoform X1, with protein sequence MDGAKAGNELFLVRNHFYLGNFQECINQVQKIKSPSVEKDMFLYRSYIGQKQYGIVLDEVKNSSELYPIRLIAEYFSQQDRKAAIVQQVDDYVEKHRGSMDLAWIVAAGTIYFQEGLYENCLRCKENSFQCNSFNRKYIILTYFGDFSIAGEDLESLALSIQSLLKLNRVDLAKKTYETMQKTDEDATLTQLALAWIFMEVGGEKLQDAFYIFQEFSDKYTPTVQLLNGQAVCLIGQEKYEEAESTLREALNKDPNNYDTLINLMALSQQQETGWEIPQRYLTQLRENYRDSPFIREYTKKESDFDTFAQQYAPSKSLNLEAY encoded by the exons atgGATGGTGCAAAGGCAGGAAATGAGTTGTTCCTCGTGCGGAATCACTTCTACTTGGGAAACTTCCAGGAGTGCATAAATCAAGTGCAAAAAATCAAG AGTCCATCCGTGGAGAAGGATATGTTCCTGTATCGTTCGTATATTGGTCAGAAGCAGTATGGAATTGTTCTGGATGAGGTGAAGAATAGCAGTGAGTTGTATCCCATTCGCTTGATTGCTGAGTATTTCAGTCAACAAGACCGGAAGGCAGCGATTGTTCAGCAAGTTGATGATTACGTGGAGAAACATCGAGGTTCTATGGATCTAGCATGGATTGTTGCAGCAGGAACCATCTACTTCCAGGAAGGGCTCTATGAGAATTGTCTCAGGTGCAAAGAAAACtcatttcaatgcaattcttttaatagaaaatatataattttgacTTATTTTGGGGATTTTAGCATTGCGGGAGAAGATTTGGAGTCTCTGGCATTGAGTATTCAGTCCCTTCTTAAGCTGAATCGCGTTGATTTGGCCAAGAAAACTTACGAGACGATGCAGAAGACAGATGAGGATGCCACATTGACGCAATTGGCTCTTGCGTGGATTTTCATGGAAGTCGGTGGGGAAAAACTTCAGGATGCCTTCTACATTTTCCAGGAATTCTCCGACAAATACACCCCAACTGTGCAACTTCTCAATGGCCAGGCTGTCTGTCTCATTGGGCAGGAGAAGTACGAGGAAGCTGAATCCACCCTCCGTGAAGCTCTGAACAAAGATCCCAACAACTACGACACCCTCATCAATCTCATGGCTCTGTCGCAGCAACAGGAAACTGGATGGGAAATTCCCCAGCGGTATCTCACGCAACTCCGTGAAAACTACCGAGATTCCCCATTCATCCGGGAATACACGAAGAAGGAGAGTGACTTTGACACATTCGCCCAGCAGTATGCCCCATCGAAATCCCTCAATCTTGAagcttattaa